The Gemmatimonas sp. genome window below encodes:
- a CDS encoding SDR family oxidoreductase — translation MHEPITPRTADAISRLRLDGKVAIVTGGTRGIGLAIATTLARAGAKVAISSRKPEHVDAVVKALRSEGLDVVGIPANMGKAADAHELAARTVEHFDGIDIIVNNAATNPIFGPLQQATDDAFDKIFSVNLKGPLELCRTAHTVMAQRGSGAIVNVASIGGVSPEAGLGLYSVSKAALVSLTKVMAQEWGADGIRANVICPGLIKTRFSQALWQDKDISDQVLGHQPIRRIGEPDDVAGLALFLASDASSYCTGGVYMVDGGYLT, via the coding sequence ATGCACGAGCCCATTACCCCGCGCACTGCCGACGCGATCTCGCGTCTCCGCCTCGATGGTAAAGTCGCGATCGTGACGGGAGGCACCCGGGGCATCGGGTTGGCGATCGCCACCACGCTGGCGCGCGCCGGGGCCAAGGTCGCGATCTCCAGCCGGAAGCCGGAGCACGTGGACGCCGTAGTGAAGGCGCTACGCAGCGAAGGGCTCGACGTAGTCGGCATTCCGGCCAACATGGGGAAGGCTGCTGATGCCCACGAACTTGCGGCACGCACGGTGGAGCACTTCGACGGCATCGACATCATCGTGAACAACGCCGCGACCAACCCGATTTTCGGTCCGCTGCAGCAAGCCACCGACGATGCGTTCGACAAGATTTTCTCGGTGAATCTGAAGGGACCGCTCGAGCTCTGTCGCACGGCCCACACGGTCATGGCGCAGCGCGGTAGCGGGGCGATCGTGAATGTGGCGAGTATCGGCGGCGTGTCACCGGAAGCAGGGCTCGGCCTGTACAGTGTGAGCAAAGCCGCGCTGGTGTCACTCACGAAGGTGATGGCGCAGGAGTGGGGGGCTGACGGCATCCGTGCCAATGTGATCTGTCCGGGACTCATCAAGACGCGCTTCTCACAAGCGCTCTGGCAGGACAAGGATATTTCGGATCAGGTGCTCGGCCATCAGCCCATCCGTCGTATCGGCGAACCCGATGACGTGGCTGGGCTCGCGTTGTTCCTCGCGTCCGATGCGTCATCGTACTGCACGGGTGGCGTGTACATGGTCGATGGTGGGTATCTCACATGA
- a CDS encoding phosphotransferase family protein, with product MTDGTIALREGEQIDAEALLAWLATAAPDTVPAGARLNIRQFPAGFSNLTYLLTMEHEHGRRALVLRRPPRGVKAGIAHDMGREHGILMALHARDVPVPKPLARCDDAAVIGVPFYIMEHVDGVILRGTLPESLTDHPAAVPGKLAALSDTFVQTLAQLHAVDVSTEPLASLGRPDGYVQRQVQGWTKRWLASRTDEVPALDWIAAWLEAHRPPDRAATLVHNDFKLDNLVLEPDLSRVRAILDWEMATIGDPLMDLGTSLAYWVETGDAPIFRALGLGVTALPGNMTRAELVQAYGAHRGVDVSDAPFYYAFGLFKVAVIAQQIYARHVQGLTSDPRFGVLGEVVKALGNSARTAAEKGRV from the coding sequence GTGACAGATGGAACGATCGCACTGCGCGAGGGCGAACAGATTGATGCCGAGGCGCTGCTGGCGTGGCTCGCAACGGCAGCACCGGACACGGTGCCGGCGGGCGCTCGCCTGAACATCAGGCAGTTCCCCGCCGGCTTCTCGAATCTCACGTATCTGCTCACGATGGAGCACGAGCACGGGCGACGTGCGCTCGTGCTGCGGCGTCCACCGCGTGGCGTGAAGGCGGGCATTGCGCACGACATGGGTCGTGAGCACGGCATCCTGATGGCCCTCCATGCGCGGGACGTTCCGGTACCCAAGCCGCTGGCCCGATGCGATGACGCCGCCGTAATCGGGGTGCCGTTCTACATCATGGAGCATGTGGACGGAGTGATCCTGCGCGGCACGCTGCCGGAATCACTCACCGACCATCCGGCGGCAGTGCCAGGAAAGCTCGCGGCCCTGTCGGACACGTTCGTGCAGACGCTCGCGCAGTTGCATGCGGTCGACGTCTCGACCGAACCGCTGGCGTCGCTGGGGCGCCCGGATGGGTACGTGCAGCGACAGGTGCAGGGATGGACGAAGCGATGGCTCGCCTCACGCACCGATGAGGTGCCGGCGTTGGACTGGATTGCGGCGTGGCTCGAAGCACACCGTCCGCCGGATCGTGCCGCGACGCTGGTGCACAACGACTTCAAGCTCGACAATCTTGTGCTCGAGCCCGATCTGTCGCGCGTGCGCGCGATTCTCGACTGGGAGATGGCGACCATCGGCGACCCGCTCATGGATCTGGGCACCAGCCTCGCGTATTGGGTCGAAACCGGCGACGCCCCGATCTTCCGCGCGCTCGGACTGGGCGTCACGGCGTTGCCCGGCAATATGACGCGGGCGGAACTGGTACAGGCGTACGGTGCGCACCGTGGTGTGGACGTGAGCGATGCGCCGTTCTACTACGCGTTCGGGCTATTCAAGGTGGCCGTGATCGCGCAGCAGATTTATGCGCGTCACGTGCAGGGGTTGACCAGCGATCCGAGGTTTGGGGTGCTGGGGGAGGTTGTAAAAGCGCTCGGGAATTCAGCGAGAACGGCAGCGGAGAAGGGGAGGGTGTAA
- a CDS encoding dienelactone hydrolase family protein yields MHGTMVEFRANGGAAGSTAANLYHGERAIPPDDAQRLLMALEMPHTAGVRAETYVDDAGHAFFNDTGAVVYKPDAAHLAWDRTIEFLPQSLV; encoded by the coding sequence ATGCATGGCACGATGGTGGAGTTTCGCGCGAATGGCGGCGCCGCCGGTAGCACGGCGGCCAATCTGTATCACGGCGAGCGGGCCATCCCGCCCGACGATGCACAACGGTTGCTGATGGCGCTCGAAATGCCGCACACCGCCGGCGTTCGCGCCGAGACGTACGTCGACGACGCCGGTCACGCCTTCTTCAACGACACGGGCGCCGTGGTGTACAAGCCGGACGCGGCGCATCTGGCGTGGGATCGTACGATCGAGTTCTTGCCGCAGTCGCTCGTGTGA
- a CDS encoding bifunctional metallophosphatase/5'-nucleotidase has protein sequence MTSAVRLMRLLVRGALLAASASIAACRAPRAREQAVRMLLVNDVYVTDTLRDGRGGLARVAALRESIERANGDTVLFVLAGDVVSPSVLGKWYGGVQMVDGFNAARLDLATLGNHEFDGSRANLVARLHESRFRWLSANWSEASGAPFPGVHGWDTLRLGGVKVGILGTTVVQDYAPYVSCRNPDSATTAGVDTLLQQGSELVVALTHRFRLEDVTTRENEPCITAILGGHDHDGRRAVRDRRLLVKAVSNSRTAILVTFTRDGATPWRVFDQRFDIGPGMRDDPATAAAVQRWRDTLTRRIGPDRVLGIAREPINAIDSISKRERPFGNMIADAMRVGTKADVALINSGALRFDDMMPAGPITRHMIEGVFLFADETRVVTFDLLEGSVGRGGLNNGPYLQLSGVRFQFDATLPSSARVVGALTRDTGRPIGVTDTLQVSMVTYPSCRSGDGYRIPEAAEACRALEAAPGSRSRTADLVLQHLERMNGRIVPPPIGRVTRLDRR, from the coding sequence GTGACATCCGCCGTGCGCTTGATGCGACTGCTCGTGCGTGGAGCGCTGCTGGCTGCGAGTGCGTCGATCGCGGCCTGTCGTGCCCCGCGTGCTCGGGAACAGGCCGTGCGCATGCTGCTGGTGAACGATGTGTATGTCACCGATACGCTGCGCGACGGCCGCGGCGGATTGGCGCGCGTGGCGGCGCTGCGAGAGTCGATCGAACGCGCGAACGGCGACACCGTGCTGTTTGTGCTGGCTGGCGACGTGGTCAGTCCCAGCGTGCTCGGTAAGTGGTATGGTGGTGTGCAGATGGTGGATGGCTTCAACGCGGCGAGGCTCGATCTCGCGACGTTGGGCAATCACGAGTTCGACGGATCACGCGCGAATCTCGTGGCGCGCCTGCACGAGTCGCGCTTTCGGTGGCTCTCGGCGAATTGGAGCGAAGCGAGCGGCGCACCGTTTCCCGGCGTGCACGGCTGGGATACGCTGCGGCTGGGCGGCGTGAAAGTCGGCATTCTCGGTACGACGGTGGTGCAAGACTACGCGCCGTACGTATCGTGCCGAAATCCAGACAGCGCCACCACCGCCGGCGTCGATACGCTGTTGCAGCAGGGATCGGAGCTGGTCGTCGCGCTGACGCACCGTTTCAGGCTGGAAGATGTGACGACACGCGAGAACGAGCCGTGCATTACCGCAATTCTGGGCGGTCACGATCACGACGGGCGGCGGGCGGTGCGCGATCGGCGCCTGCTGGTGAAAGCGGTGTCCAACTCACGCACGGCGATTCTGGTCACGTTCACGCGGGATGGCGCGACGCCGTGGCGTGTGTTCGACCAGCGGTTCGATATTGGCCCGGGGATGCGTGATGACCCCGCCACGGCGGCCGCGGTTCAGCGGTGGCGCGACACGCTGACGCGCCGCATCGGTCCCGATCGCGTGCTGGGTATCGCACGAGAGCCGATCAATGCGATCGATTCGATCTCGAAGCGTGAGCGTCCGTTCGGCAATATGATTGCCGACGCCATGCGCGTCGGTACGAAGGCCGATGTGGCGCTGATCAACTCCGGCGCGCTGCGTTTTGACGACATGATGCCGGCGGGTCCGATCACGCGGCACATGATCGAGGGTGTGTTTCTGTTTGCCGACGAAACGCGCGTGGTGACGTTTGACCTGCTCGAAGGAAGTGTGGGGCGCGGTGGCCTGAACAACGGGCCGTATCTGCAGCTCAGTGGCGTGCGGTTTCAGTTCGATGCCACGCTGCCCAGTTCCGCCCGGGTGGTCGGCGCGCTCACACGCGATACTGGTCGTCCGATCGGTGTGACGGACACGCTGCAGGTGTCGATGGTGACATACCCGTCTTGCCGAAGCGGCGACGGCTATCGCATTCCCGAGGCGGCCGAGGCCTGTCGTGCGCTTGAAGCCGCACCCGGATCTCGTTCCCGCACGGCTGATCTGGTGCTGCAGCATCTTGAACGCATGAATGGCCGAATCGTCCCGCCGCCGATCGGCCGCGTGACGCGTCTCGATCGGCGCTAG
- a CDS encoding acyl-CoA dehydrogenase family protein, with protein MMHGHTGPSATEFEALLATARTFVRDALVPLESQLLHGAWAQNEPVLAQLREQARALGLWAPFLPASLGGRDLPLDAYARLSEVLGWTPFGHYVCNCQAPDVGNMELLLQFGTDEQQAQFLEPLARGEIRSCFAMTEPEHAGSNPVIMSTRAVREGNEFVITGHKWFTSSADGASFAVVMAVTDPDEARKHFRASQILVPLPAPGYTLVRNIAVMGESGGGWASHAEVRFDGVRVPVTNVLGLQGHGFALAQERLGPGRIHHCMRWIGICERAFDLMCRRAVSRELAPGDVLANKQQVQFWIADSRIEIHAARLMVMDAATRMAHHGQEAAREEIAYIKVFVANTLQRVLDRAIQAHGALGMTDDTPLAWWYRHERAARIYDGADEVHRTVIARRALKPYLPPRTPRE; from the coding sequence ATGATGCACGGACATACGGGGCCGAGTGCCACGGAATTCGAGGCGTTGTTGGCGACCGCGCGCACCTTTGTGCGCGACGCCCTCGTGCCGCTCGAGTCGCAGCTGCTGCATGGTGCCTGGGCACAGAACGAGCCGGTGTTGGCACAGCTGCGTGAGCAGGCGCGCGCGCTGGGACTGTGGGCCCCATTCCTACCGGCATCGCTCGGAGGGCGTGATCTGCCGCTCGACGCCTATGCGCGACTCAGCGAGGTGCTCGGATGGACGCCGTTCGGACACTACGTCTGCAATTGTCAGGCGCCGGATGTGGGCAACATGGAACTGCTGCTGCAGTTCGGCACCGACGAACAGCAAGCACAGTTCCTTGAGCCATTGGCACGCGGCGAGATTCGCAGCTGTTTCGCGATGACGGAGCCGGAACATGCTGGGTCGAACCCGGTGATCATGTCCACGCGCGCCGTGCGCGAGGGGAATGAGTTCGTGATCACCGGACACAAGTGGTTCACGAGCAGCGCCGACGGCGCGTCATTCGCGGTGGTGATGGCCGTGACCGATCCGGACGAAGCGCGCAAGCATTTCCGCGCCAGTCAGATTCTGGTGCCCCTTCCGGCGCCCGGCTACACGCTGGTGCGCAACATCGCCGTGATGGGCGAGAGTGGCGGCGGCTGGGCCAGTCATGCCGAGGTGCGCTTCGACGGCGTTCGCGTACCGGTCACGAATGTGCTCGGCCTACAGGGACACGGGTTCGCGTTGGCACAGGAGCGACTCGGTCCGGGGCGTATCCATCACTGCATGCGGTGGATCGGCATCTGTGAGCGCGCGTTCGATCTGATGTGCCGGCGCGCGGTCTCGCGCGAGTTGGCGCCTGGTGACGTGCTGGCCAACAAGCAGCAGGTGCAATTCTGGATCGCTGATTCGCGCATCGAGATTCACGCCGCGCGACTGATGGTGATGGATGCCGCCACGCGCATGGCACACCACGGACAGGAAGCCGCGCGCGAAGAGATCGCGTACATCAAGGTGTTCGTGGCGAATACGCTGCAGCGCGTGCTCGATCGCGCCATTCAAGCGCACGGCGCGTTGGGCATGACTGATGACACCCCCTTGGCATGGTGGTACCGACATGAGCGCGCAGCGCGCATTTACGACGGTGCCGATGAAGTGCATCGCACGGTGATCGCCCGTCGCGCGCTCAAGCCGTATCTCCCACCACGCACGCCTCGTGAGTAA
- a CDS encoding thioesterase family protein: MTASRPFLTHERVRWADVDLVSIMRFSAFTRLVEVAEQELLRAVGLPYSTLFDNPRIWMPRRRLEIDYFAPARLDDELALVTYVSRMGDTSLTLQVDVRHATRNTLIAAATMVVVCVTVEGFAKRPLPRIARESLAPFVMTVEEARAGAPEMR, encoded by the coding sequence ATGACGGCATCGCGTCCCTTTCTCACGCACGAGCGCGTCCGCTGGGCGGATGTGGATCTCGTCTCGATCATGCGTTTCAGCGCGTTTACGCGTCTCGTGGAGGTCGCTGAGCAGGAATTGCTGCGCGCCGTGGGTCTACCGTATTCCACGCTGTTCGACAATCCACGGATCTGGATGCCGCGCCGGCGACTCGAGATCGACTATTTCGCACCCGCACGCCTGGACGACGAGCTGGCGCTCGTGACGTATGTGTCGCGTATGGGCGACACGTCGCTCACGCTGCAGGTGGATGTCCGTCACGCCACCCGCAACACCCTGATCGCCGCCGCCACGATGGTCGTGGTGTGTGTCACGGTAGAGGGATTCGCGAAGCGCCCGCTCCCGCGAATCGCCCGCGAATCGCTGGCGCCGTTCGTGATGACGGTAGAGGAAGCCCGGGCCGGCGCGCCCGAAATGCGCTAG
- a CDS encoding 4-hydroxy-3-methylbut-2-enyl diphosphate reductase, with protein sequence MSDMTYVRKGFGLKAEVQDTLAADYTGQLVDMLRAQEYTLHAGQTTVRLAKEFGFCYGVERAVDYAYQTRRKFPDKRIFLAGEIIHNPHVNAKLREMGVVFLSASGKGFDYAPVEPADVVILPAFGVTIQDFQTLRDLGCVVVDTTCGSVLNVWKRVEVYARDGFTSLIHGKFYHEETRATASQVEKYRGGQYIVVRDMVEADLVMDYIEAKAGKPTPRPPLSRAAFLEKFAKAASDHFDPDLHLDRIGVANQTTMLARESLAIGAAVGDAMARAYGDAHRSEHFRTFDTICSATQDRQDAVVELLAEPLDLMVVVGGYNSSNTISLAALCGEQVPTYHIADPDEIDVEGNAVRVRRVGPHHHEDEIANWLPTTGPLRIGITAGASTPNNKIGQAVARVFAIRGERVDTSL encoded by the coding sequence ATGTCAGACATGACGTACGTACGCAAAGGCTTCGGCCTGAAGGCCGAGGTGCAAGACACCCTCGCGGCCGACTACACCGGTCAGCTGGTGGACATGCTTCGCGCGCAGGAATACACGCTGCACGCGGGCCAGACGACGGTGCGCCTCGCGAAGGAATTCGGTTTCTGTTACGGCGTGGAGCGCGCGGTCGACTACGCGTATCAGACGCGCCGGAAGTTTCCGGACAAACGCATCTTTCTGGCGGGCGAGATCATCCACAATCCGCACGTCAACGCGAAGTTACGTGAAATGGGTGTGGTGTTTCTGTCGGCCAGCGGCAAGGGCTTCGACTACGCGCCGGTGGAGCCGGCCGATGTCGTGATTCTGCCCGCCTTCGGTGTCACCATCCAGGATTTCCAGACGCTGCGCGACCTCGGATGCGTGGTGGTCGACACGACCTGCGGATCGGTGCTGAACGTGTGGAAGCGCGTCGAGGTGTATGCGCGCGATGGCTTCACCTCGCTGATTCACGGCAAGTTCTACCACGAAGAAACGCGCGCGACGGCGTCTCAAGTGGAGAAGTATCGGGGCGGGCAGTACATCGTGGTTCGTGACATGGTGGAAGCCGACCTGGTGATGGACTACATCGAAGCGAAGGCGGGCAAGCCGACGCCGCGTCCGCCGCTCTCGCGTGCGGCGTTCCTCGAGAAGTTCGCGAAGGCCGCCTCGGATCACTTCGATCCCGATCTGCATCTCGATCGTATCGGCGTGGCGAATCAGACCACGATGCTGGCTCGTGAATCGCTGGCGATCGGGGCGGCGGTGGGCGACGCCATGGCCCGTGCGTATGGTGATGCGCATCGCTCCGAACACTTTCGCACCTTCGACACGATCTGCAGTGCAACGCAGGACCGGCAGGATGCGGTGGTGGAACTGCTGGCCGAGCCGCTCGATCTGATGGTGGTCGTGGGCGGCTACAACTCCAGCAATACGATCTCGCTGGCCGCGCTGTGCGGTGAGCAAGTGCCGACGTACCACATCGCCGATCCCGACGAAATCGACGTCGAGGGCAATGCGGTACGCGTCCGCCGCGTGGGGCCGCATCATCACGAAGACGAGATCGCGAACTGGCTGCCGACCACGGGCCCGTTGCGGATCGGTATCACCGCTGGTGCCAGCACGCCGAACAACAAAATCGGACAAGCCGTCGCGCGAGTCTTCGCTATTCGTGGCGAACGCGTCGATACGAGCCTCTGA
- a CDS encoding thiolase family protein, which yields MTEVVIVSAARSAVARGKADGALAGVHPVDLSSTVMKAAIDRAGIDPAIIEDVQWGCAMPEASQGLNHARLAWLRGGFPVETSAATVNRFCSSGLQSVAYASQAIIAGQGDAVMAGGIEMMSQVPMSGYNARLSPEITESYIGMGFTAERVAKRWEISRAAQDQFAFESQQKAVSAIQRGAFAEQIVPIHTQRYTWKGAEKTVTDMVFDTDECPRAETTLEGLAKLRPAFSPTGTVTAGNASPYSDGAAAVLVMSAAKAKELGLTPLARFVSFAVGGVDPSIMGVGPIKAVPKALARAGLTLADLKLIEFNEAFSAQALAVIKELGMDTSIINVNGGAIALGHPLGATGAKLTTQLVHELRQRGGGYGMVTMCIGGGMGAAGIFEVYA from the coding sequence ATGACCGAGGTCGTAATCGTCAGTGCCGCCCGCAGCGCGGTCGCGCGCGGCAAGGCGGATGGTGCGCTAGCCGGCGTGCATCCGGTGGACTTGTCGTCTACCGTGATGAAGGCGGCCATCGATCGCGCGGGAATCGACCCCGCGATCATCGAAGACGTGCAGTGGGGATGCGCGATGCCCGAGGCCTCGCAGGGTCTCAATCACGCGCGATTGGCGTGGCTGCGTGGTGGATTCCCGGTGGAAACATCGGCCGCCACGGTCAATCGGTTCTGTTCGTCGGGACTGCAGTCGGTGGCCTATGCGTCGCAGGCCATCATCGCCGGTCAGGGCGACGCCGTGATGGCTGGTGGTATCGAGATGATGTCGCAGGTGCCGATGTCGGGCTACAACGCTCGGCTGTCCCCCGAAATCACCGAGAGCTACATCGGCATGGGCTTCACCGCCGAACGCGTGGCGAAGCGCTGGGAGATTTCGCGCGCGGCGCAAGATCAATTCGCCTTCGAGAGTCAGCAGAAGGCGGTGTCGGCGATTCAGCGTGGCGCGTTCGCCGAACAGATCGTGCCGATCCACACGCAGCGCTACACGTGGAAGGGCGCCGAGAAGACCGTAACCGACATGGTGTTCGACACGGACGAGTGCCCGCGCGCGGAGACCACGCTCGAGGGACTGGCCAAGCTGCGCCCGGCGTTCTCACCCACGGGGACCGTCACGGCCGGTAATGCCAGCCCGTACTCCGACGGCGCGGCCGCCGTGCTCGTGATGAGCGCGGCCAAAGCCAAGGAGCTCGGACTTACCCCACTTGCGCGCTTCGTGAGCTTCGCTGTTGGTGGCGTCGATCCAAGCATCATGGGCGTCGGACCGATCAAGGCGGTACCCAAAGCGCTCGCGCGCGCCGGCCTCACCTTGGCCGACCTCAAGCTCATTGAATTCAACGAGGCGTTCTCGGCGCAGGCACTGGCCGTAATCAAGGAGCTCGGGATGGACACGAGCATCATCAACGTGAACGGCGGTGCCATCGCACTTGGGCATCCCCTCGGCGCCACCGGGGCCAAGCTTACCACGCAGCTGGTGCATGAACTCCGGCAGCGCGGCGGCGGCTACGGCATGGTGACCATGTGTATTGGCGGCGGGATGGGCGCCGCCGGGATTTTCGAGGTGTACGCGTAG
- a CDS encoding 3-hydroxyacyl-CoA dehydrogenase/enoyl-CoA hydratase family protein translates to MRMTTVGVVGAGAMGSGIAALAASAGCRVVLLDIPGDSDPKSPNRSAPAKNGLQKAIKSKPASFMEAAAAARVRTGNTEDHLQLLAECDWICEAIVELAEPKQQLFARIEALMKPTAIISSNTSGIPMSVLLEGRGEKFRRRFLGTHFFNPPRYMHLLEIIPTPETDPAVIGATREFAERTLGKGIVIAKDVPGFVANRLGVYGMVGTMRRMEQHGLTIDEVDGLTGSLIGRARTATFRTGDLSGLDVLAHVTKGIGGATGEDFTLPSWMLEELVAKGKLGDKTGGGFYAKTKVGTQTFDWKSKSYVPQQRLEGGDIGQAIRMPIAQRLPAAVAMTGAQGAFLRDHLADAAHYTLTLASELAYDIVAIDRAMEWGYGWEAGPFQIIDALGIEWLRGEFRAQGKSIPPLLEMAKGSFYKDGEYLTFDGTYEPIPGIPGRLSLASLAKHGRVLDDNGLSRLIDLGDGVACFEFRSKMNSLGDGVLKGLESALNKVEKLGFNGMVIGNEDARAFSVGADLSLVSFAVSAGAWDDIALSCKTFQDSVMSIRRAPFPVVVAPAGMTLGGGAEFTLHADAVQAHAETYMGLVEAGVGLLPGGGGTKELLMRFTAELQNYEEIDLFAAVKRAFKLIAFATTTTSAYEAKALGFLRDSDRISMNRDHQLADAKARVLDLARGYLPPLERTVRALGREGLGNLEYALWAAKEAGQASAHDVRVGRAIAYVLCGGDGTPRDVTEQDLLDLEREQFLSLLGTKETQERIAYTLKTGKPLRN, encoded by the coding sequence ATGCGCATGACGACTGTCGGCGTGGTGGGCGCTGGGGCCATGGGGAGCGGCATTGCCGCCCTCGCGGCTTCGGCGGGCTGCCGTGTCGTGTTGCTCGATATCCCCGGCGATAGCGACCCCAAGTCGCCGAACCGAAGTGCGCCCGCGAAGAACGGGCTGCAGAAGGCGATCAAGTCCAAGCCGGCATCCTTCATGGAAGCAGCGGCGGCCGCCCGTGTGCGCACCGGCAACACCGAAGATCATCTCCAGCTCCTCGCCGAGTGCGACTGGATCTGCGAAGCGATCGTCGAACTCGCCGAGCCGAAGCAGCAGCTGTTCGCGCGCATCGAAGCGTTGATGAAGCCCACCGCGATCATCTCGTCGAACACGTCGGGTATTCCGATGTCGGTGCTGCTGGAAGGACGTGGCGAGAAATTCCGTCGCCGCTTTCTCGGCACGCATTTTTTCAATCCGCCGCGGTACATGCATCTGCTCGAGATCATCCCGACGCCGGAAACGGATCCGGCGGTGATCGGAGCCACGCGCGAGTTCGCCGAACGCACGCTGGGCAAGGGCATCGTGATCGCCAAGGACGTGCCGGGCTTCGTCGCCAACCGGTTGGGCGTCTACGGCATGGTCGGCACCATGCGGCGCATGGAGCAACACGGACTCACGATCGATGAAGTGGACGGCCTGACGGGCTCGCTCATTGGACGCGCGCGTACCGCCACGTTCCGCACCGGCGACCTCTCGGGCCTCGATGTGCTTGCGCACGTCACGAAAGGCATCGGTGGTGCCACCGGCGAAGACTTCACGCTCCCCTCGTGGATGCTCGAAGAACTGGTGGCCAAGGGAAAACTTGGCGACAAGACGGGGGGCGGCTTCTACGCGAAGACCAAGGTAGGCACGCAGACCTTTGATTGGAAGTCCAAGAGCTACGTGCCGCAGCAGCGGCTCGAAGGCGGGGACATCGGTCAGGCGATCCGCATGCCGATCGCCCAGCGACTGCCGGCCGCGGTGGCGATGACGGGTGCCCAGGGGGCGTTTCTGCGCGACCATCTTGCTGATGCCGCGCACTACACGCTCACGCTCGCGTCCGAGCTCGCGTACGACATCGTGGCGATCGACCGCGCCATGGAGTGGGGCTACGGCTGGGAAGCCGGCCCCTTCCAGATCATCGACGCCCTCGGCATCGAGTGGCTGCGCGGAGAATTCCGCGCGCAGGGCAAGAGCATTCCGCCGCTGCTCGAGATGGCGAAAGGGTCGTTTTACAAAGACGGCGAGTACCTCACCTTCGACGGGACCTACGAGCCGATCCCCGGCATCCCCGGTCGCCTGTCGCTCGCCAGCCTCGCGAAGCACGGTCGCGTGCTCGACGACAATGGCCTCTCCCGACTCATCGATCTTGGCGACGGCGTGGCGTGCTTCGAGTTCCGCTCAAAGATGAACAGTCTCGGCGACGGCGTGCTCAAGGGACTCGAAAGCGCGCTCAACAAAGTCGAGAAGCTCGGCTTCAACGGCATGGTGATCGGCAACGAAGACGCGCGCGCCTTCAGTGTCGGCGCCGATCTCTCGCTGGTGTCCTTCGCCGTGTCGGCCGGCGCGTGGGATGACATCGCGCTCTCCTGCAAGACATTCCAGGACAGTGTGATGTCGATTCGTCGGGCGCCGTTCCCGGTGGTCGTCGCACCGGCCGGCATGACGCTGGGCGGCGGAGCGGAGTTCACGCTGCACGCCGATGCCGTGCAGGCGCACGCCGAGACCTACATGGGACTCGTGGAGGCCGGTGTGGGGCTGTTGCCGGGCGGTGGCGGCACGAAGGAACTGCTCATGCGCTTCACGGCCGAACTGCAGAACTACGAAGAGATCGATCTGTTCGCCGCCGTGAAGCGCGCGTTCAAGCTGATCGCCTTCGCCACCACCACGACGTCGGCGTACGAAGCGAAGGCGCTGGGCTTCCTGCGCGACAGTGATCGCATCAGCATGAATCGCGATCATCAGCTCGCCGACGCGAAAGCCCGGGTACTCGATCTTGCGCGCGGCTATCTCCCGCCCCTCGAGCGCACGGTGCGCGCGCTGGGTCGTGAAGGCCTCGGCAATCTCGAGTATGCGCTCTGGGCGGCGAAGGAAGCCGGACAGGCGTCGGCGCATGACGTTCGCGTGGGCCGTGCGATCGCCTACGTGCTGTGTGGCGGCGACGGCACCCCGCGCGACGTCACCGAACAGGACCTGCTCGACCTCGAGCGCGAACAGTTCCTCAGCCTCCTTGGCACCAAGGAGACGCAGGAGCGCATCGCGTACACCCTCAAGACCGGCAAGCCGCTGCGCAATTGA